Genomic segment of Tomitella fengzijianii:
CGGCCATCAGGTCGTCGAGCCCGCCGAGCGGGTCGACGAACCCGAGCGTCCCGTCGCCGTCCACCCGCATCGCCATCGCGTTGACGGTGAAATCACGCCGGACCAGGTCGTCTTCGAGGCTTTCGCCGTAGGTGACGGCGGGATTCCGGCTCACGCGGTCGTACTTGTCCGCACGGAAGGTCGTGACCTCGATCTGCCACCCCTCCCGGACGGCGCTGATCGTTCCGAACGCGATCCCGGTGTCCCACTGCGCCTCAGCCCAGCCCGCCATGATCTGCTGCACCTGCTCCGGGCGGGCATCGGTGGTGAAGTCGAGATCCGTGCCCAGCCTCCCCAGCACCGCATCGCGGACACTGCCGCCCACCAGGTACAACCGGTGTCCGTTCTCGGAAAACCTGCCGCCCAGCCCGGTCAATATCTCCGATAGGGATCGCAGGGTCGCCGTGGCGCCGGCAAGCAGCCGCTGCCGGCGTTCCGCCTCGGTTCCTCGGGTAGTCGACACGATCGGCCATTTTATCGTCACGGCCGACCGACATGGTCGACGGCGTCCCCCCCCACGCCCGAAAGCGCCAAGTACGATTGTCCCCGTGTCCTCTGCCGATCATTCCCGCAGCGGGCGTCGTCGCCGACGGCGCCCCGCTCAGCCGGGCAACGGCACCAAGAACGGGGGCACGAGAAGCGCGGCAGGGCGAAACTCGGGCGGCCGGGGCACCGGCTCCCGTGGCAGCGGTTCCCGGAGCAACGGCGCACGGAAGTCGACCGGCGGGCCACGGCAGGGCTCCGGCGGAGGGCGCCGCTCTGCGGACGGATCCACCGGCCGCCGCATGCACACCGTCCGCGAGACCTCGGCCGGCGGCCTGGTGATCGACGGTTTCGACCACACCTCCGCGGACGGCTCCGCATCGGCGGGCGAGCTGCGGGCCGCGTTGATCGGCCGCCTCGACCGCCGCGGCCGCACGTTGTGGTCCATGCCCAAGGGCCACGTGGAGGCCGGCGAAACCGTCGAGCAGACCGCCATGCGCGAGATCGCCGAGGAGACGGGCATCAGCGGCGAGGTGCTCGCGTCACTCGGAAGCATCGATTACTGGTTCGTCTCGGACGGCCGACGCATCCACAAGACCGTCCATCACTTCCTCCTCCGTTACCAGGGCGGCGAGCTCTCCGACGAGGACTACGAGGTCAGCGAGGTCGCGTGGGTGCCGCTGGGCGAGCTCTCCGGCCGGCTCGCCTACGCGGACGAGCGCAAGCTCGCCGCGGTCGCAGCCGAGATCCTCGGTGAGATGATCTCCGGACCCGCGCCCCGCGCCGATTCGGACGTCGAGGCGGGCACGCAGCCGCGGCCGCAGCCGGGGGCCGACCCGGCCAAGCGGGCCCGCAGGCGCCGCCGCAGCCACCGCGCAATGCTGCCGAAGCCGAGGGGGAAGACCAGCCCCACATGAGGATCCGGACCACCAGGCCGTTCGGCATCGTGCACGGGGTGCGCCGGGCGGCCGCCGCGGTGGCTGCGGCATCACTCGCATGCACGCCCGGCGCCGTCGGCATGGCCGCCCCGGCCGCGCAGGCCGTGCCCGTCTCCACGGCCACGTCTCCCGCAGATTTCCCGGCACCCGGGACGACGGGTGCCGCCTCCACCACTGCGGACCCCTCCGCAGCCGACCCCACCACAGCCACCACCACGGCGGACGCCTCCACCACGACCGCCGTGGCGAACTCGACGGCGACGGACGCCGGAAGCACACAGCCCGGCGGCTCCGACCGGACCGGCATGCCGCAGTTCCTCTCGCTCACGATCGATACGGTCACGCCTGAGGTCGTCCGCGCCGGGCCGTCCACCGGCGCCCCGCCGACGAGCGGTCCCGACCGGGCCGGCAGTGCGCCCATGGTCACCGTCACCGGAACGGTCCGCAACGTCGGCGACCGCGACGTGTCCGACGTGGAAGTCCGTCTGCAACGCGCGCAGCAGATCGATGACGCCGACGAGGTCCGTTCAGTGCTGAACCTGGATCAAAGCAACTACGGCACCGTCGGCCTCTTCCACCCGGTGGCCGACTCCCTCGCACGGGGCCAATCGGCCGGATTCTCGCTTTCTCTGCCGCTGAACGACCCCGCGACCCGCTCTCTCGCGATCACCGAACCGGGCGTGTATCCGCTACTGGTCAACGTCAACGGAACCCCCGACTACGGCGGGCGCGCACGTCTGGACGACGCCCGCTTCCTGCTCCCGGTGCTATCTCTGCCGGCCGGTACCGCACCCGGCGGGGACGCCAGGCCACAAGGACCGGTGGCGCCGTCGCCCGTCCCGGTCACCATGCTGTATCCGCTGACGGCGGCACCCGAACTCGCGGCGGGGCAACCGGGGCCAGCACTGGACTCGCCCTCGGCGGTCCGGCTCGTCGACGACTCGCTGCCCCGGTCGCTGGCCTCCGGCGGCAGGCTGCACGGGGTGCTCACCGCCGCGCGCCAGGCGCTCACCCCGGCCGCGGACCCCCACGGCGCGCTGGCCGCAGGGCTGTGCCTGGCCGTCGATCCGGACCTGCTCGTCACCGTCGACGCCATGACCCGCGGATTCGAGGTCGCCAAGGACCCCGCCGATCCCGACTCCGACGCCGCGAGCACCGATCGCATCGAGTCCGAGGGGCAGGCAGCCGCGGCCGCGTGGCTCAAGGACCTGCGACAACTCGCTTCGCAAACCTGCACCGTGGCGTTGCCGTACGCCCAGGCCGACCTGGACGCCGTCCGGAAGCTGGCTTCGCCGCGCGTCACCGGATCGGCACTCGCGGCGCCCGCCGACATCGTCGACGGCATCCTGGGGGTGAAATCCGTCCGCAGCCTCGTATGGCCGTCGGTGGGACAGCTGGCACCCGAAACCCTCGCCACCGTCACGCGCGCACTCGCCCCCGCCGGGGAGGAGGCGGGCGACGGGGCCGGGCAGCCGGCCGATCCGTCCGGAGCCGCCGACGGCCCGAGCGCGCCGCCCACGGTGCTGGTCTCCGACAACTCCGTGGACACGACAGGGTCGACCGGGGCCTCGGGCAACGCCTCCTCACCGAGTACCGGCTCCTCCGCTTCCTCCGCGACGCTCCCCGGCACCGCCGACGCGGTGCGAATAGAGCTGCCGACGGCCGGCGCGGCGGGCCCCGACGGAGCGGGTGCACCCCCGACGGCAGGCAGCGAATCCACCGACTCCACGGCGACCGGCACGGCAGCGGGGTCCAGTCCCGCCCTGCTGTTCGACATGCCCACCAGCGCCGCGCTCGCCGCCGTCGGCGCCCGACCGTCCACCCCTGCGTTCGTGCCCGCCGACCTCCGATTCGACGTCGACCACGACTCCCGCACGGCCCGGTTGCAGGACGCCATGGGGGCCATGGCCTGGCCGTTGCTCGAGGCCCGCAGATCCGCGAAGTCCACGCTCGGAACGGCCGGTTCCGGGAGCGGATCGCGTGATGAACCCGCGGCACCGCCGGCTCCGCTGCTCATCGCGCCGCCCCAGGACTGGACCGCAGACCACGACGAGGCGGCCGCGCTCCTGGGCTTTCTGCAGCAGGCATACCGGGACGGCCTCGCCGCGCCGCGCCCCTTGACCACCGCGTTCGCCGCGGCGAGCGCGCCCGGGGTGCCGTCGGCCGAACTGACCGATCCGTATCCGGGCGACGGAATCGCGGAAGGCGCCGCGTCGGGCCCCGCCGGCACCGGGACGACGAGCGGGGCGGACTTCGGTTTCACGTGGAACACCGACCGGTCCGTGCCGGAATCGCTGCTCGAAAGCCTCCGCGGCCAGCTTTCGCGGCTGGCGACGCTGGACCACATGCTCGCCGGCAACGGGCCCGACGGCGAGACGCCGGAGCACTACATCACGCCGCTCTACCGCGACGTGCTGCGCGCAGTGAGCACTTGGGGGCGCGGCGGCGACGGAGCGCTCGACGCCCGCGCGGCGGCGGATGGCCGGTCCGCCGCGCTCACCACGTCGCTGACCGACCAGTTCGACGCCGTCACCGTCGTCGCCCCCGGCTCCGTCTACACCCTCGCCTCCTCGCAGAGTCCTCTCCTCGTCGTCGCGAAGAACGACCTGGCGATGCCCGTGAACGCGAGCCTGCGGATCCGCGCCCCGGAAGGCGTCCAGATCGGTCAGGCCGACGATTACGTCATCCCTGCCCGCGGTAGCCGCCAGATCCAAGTCCCCGCGCAGATCGAGTTCAGCAGGCAGATGGACCTGCGGGTGCAGCTGCTCGCGCCCGATTCCACGCCGATCGGTGAGCAGATCCACATTTCGTTGCATTCGAACGCGTACGGCATGGTCATCCCCGTCGTGACCGGCCTCTCCGGCGCGCTGCTGCTGTTCCTCGCGGGCCGCCGCGGATGGCATCGGTTGCGCGGACAGCACGACCGGGCCGACGATCGTGCGAGCGAACGCGGGCCAGTCCTAGAGCAGTACCGACGCGACGGTACTCAACAGGGCCCGGAAGACGAAGGTTGAGAAGCCAGATGACCGACGCCCACCGCCACGA
This window contains:
- a CDS encoding NUDIX hydrolase; this translates as MHTVRETSAGGLVIDGFDHTSADGSASAGELRAALIGRLDRRGRTLWSMPKGHVEAGETVEQTAMREIAEETGISGEVLASLGSIDYWFVSDGRRIHKTVHHFLLRYQGGELSDEDYEVSEVAWVPLGELSGRLAYADERKLAAVAAEILGEMISGPAPRADSDVEAGTQPRPQPGADPAKRARRRRRSHRAMLPKPRGKTSPT
- a CDS encoding glycoprotein, whose translation is MRIRTTRPFGIVHGVRRAAAAVAAASLACTPGAVGMAAPAAQAVPVSTATSPADFPAPGTTGAASTTADPSAADPTTATTTADASTTTAVANSTATDAGSTQPGGSDRTGMPQFLSLTIDTVTPEVVRAGPSTGAPPTSGPDRAGSAPMVTVTGTVRNVGDRDVSDVEVRLQRAQQIDDADEVRSVLNLDQSNYGTVGLFHPVADSLARGQSAGFSLSLPLNDPATRSLAITEPGVYPLLVNVNGTPDYGGRARLDDARFLLPVLSLPAGTAPGGDARPQGPVAPSPVPVTMLYPLTAAPELAAGQPGPALDSPSAVRLVDDSLPRSLASGGRLHGVLTAARQALTPAADPHGALAAGLCLAVDPDLLVTVDAMTRGFEVAKDPADPDSDAASTDRIESEGQAAAAAWLKDLRQLASQTCTVALPYAQADLDAVRKLASPRVTGSALAAPADIVDGILGVKSVRSLVWPSVGQLAPETLATVTRALAPAGEEAGDGAGQPADPSGAADGPSAPPTVLVSDNSVDTTGSTGASGNASSPSTGSSASSATLPGTADAVRIELPTAGAAGPDGAGAPPTAGSESTDSTATGTAAGSSPALLFDMPTSAALAAVGARPSTPAFVPADLRFDVDHDSRTARLQDAMGAMAWPLLEARRSAKSTLGTAGSGSGSRDEPAAPPAPLLIAPPQDWTADHDEAAALLGFLQQAYRDGLAAPRPLTTAFAAASAPGVPSAELTDPYPGDGIAEGAASGPAGTGTTSGADFGFTWNTDRSVPESLLESLRGQLSRLATLDHMLAGNGPDGETPEHYITPLYRDVLRAVSTWGRGGDGALDARAAADGRSAALTTSLTDQFDAVTVVAPGSVYTLASSQSPLLVVAKNDLAMPVNASLRIRAPEGVQIGQADDYVIPARGSRQIQVPAQIEFSRQMDLRVQLLAPDSTPIGEQIHISLHSNAYGMVIPVVTGLSGALLLFLAGRRGWHRLRGQHDRADDRASERGPVLEQYRRDGTQQGPEDEG